A genomic window from bacterium includes:
- a CDS encoding ATP-binding cassette domain-containing protein: VVRAGIRFVPEGRELFPSLTVWDNLVLGRYAKGRTWRVGLEEAAEGVFALFPMLRDRRRQLAGTLSGGQGQMLAIGRALMSTPRLLMLDEPSLGLAPQVAAEIMDRLVALRSRGLTIILVEQNARAALEIADRGYVLETGQVAITGPGRDLLADPEITNAYLGRAVEAAPTVAAAAGPTHVVKTESHEEGRT; this comes from the coding sequence GTGGTGCGCGCCGGGATCCGCTTCGTGCCCGAGGGCCGGGAGCTGTTCCCGTCGCTCACCGTCTGGGACAACCTCGTACTCGGCCGGTATGCGAAGGGAAGGACGTGGCGCGTCGGCCTCGAGGAAGCGGCCGAGGGCGTCTTCGCCTTGTTTCCCATGCTTCGGGACCGGCGGCGACAGCTGGCCGGCACGCTCTCCGGGGGCCAGGGACAGATGCTCGCCATCGGCCGGGCGCTCATGAGCACGCCGAGGCTGCTGATGCTCGACGAACCATCCCTTGGCCTCGCGCCCCAGGTCGCGGCAGAGATCATGGACCGGCTTGTGGCATTGCGGTCCAGGGGTCTCACGATCATCCTTGTGGAACAAAACGCTCGGGCCGCGCTGGAGATCGCGGACCGCGGGTACGTGCTCGAAACGGGCCAGGTGGCTATCACCGGGCCCGGTCGCGACCTGCTCGCCGATCCCGAGATCACCAACGCCTACCTCGGTCGCGCGGTTGAAGCGGCGCCCACCGTCGCGGCCGCCGCCGGCCCGACCCACGTCGTC